A window of the Verrucomicrobiota bacterium genome harbors these coding sequences:
- a CDS encoding HNH endonuclease encodes MSDILNKAIVLVLNRNWQAINIRTPQEAFCMMATNVATALDIESESHIRPVTWDEWLT; translated from the coding sequence ATGTCCGACATTCTGAACAAGGCAATTGTGCTTGTGCTCAACCGCAACTGGCAGGCGATCAACATTCGCACGCCGCAGGAGGCGTTCTGCATGATGGCCACCAACGTGGCCACGGCGCTCGATATCGAGAGCGAGAGCCACATCCGTCCCGTGACGTGGGACGAATGGCTCACGC